Part of the Halomarina litorea genome is shown below.
GAACTCGGTGTCGTGGCCCTCGATGAACGCCTCGTAGGAGACGGCGTCGAGGTCCGTCTCGGGCACCTCGCTGGCCATCACGACGTACCGTTTCACCTGGTCGAACTCGGGGGACTGGACGGCGGGTTCCAACGCCTCGAGGAGCGACGGGTCGACGAACAGGACCTTGTCCTCCGCGTTCCCGACGATGTACTGGATGTGCTCGGCGGGGAGCAGGGGGTTGATGGTGTGGAGCTGTGCCCCCATCGACGGGGCGGCGAAGTACGACTCGAAGTGCCGGTGGTGGTTCCAGCAGAACGTCCCCACGCGGTCGCCCTCCTCGATGCCGAGGTCGGCCAGCGCGTTCGCCAGCTGGCAGACGCGGTCGCCGTACTCTGCGTAGGTGTACCGTTCGATACCCTCCGAGGTACGCGAGACGATTTCCGTGTCTGGGTAGAGCCGTTCTGCCCGCCACAGGAACGGCCGGAGTGTCATATCGGTGCCTCCTGGCATACACACACATCGGCGGGTCCCGTACTAACCTTTGTTACGGATTCCGTGCGAGCCGATGACTTACTGCAACCCCCTCGCCGACCGGAAGCAGCCCCGTCTCGAACTCGTCTGCGTTGTGGACAGCCGCGAGGTACTCCGCGACGCCGCGCGTAGCGTCGGTCGTCTCGATGTCCTCCCCCGCGACGAGTTCGACGAGCGCGTCGAAGTCCATCGGCCCGGCGGTCATCGCGTTGTCCGCGACGACCACGCCACCCGGTGCGACCTTCTCCCGGACCGCCTCGAAGGCCTCCGCGTAGCGCTCCTTCTCGTTGTCGACGAGGACCACGTCGAAGGGGCCGTCGTACGACTCGACGACGTCGAGGGCGTCACCTTGCTCGATGACCGTCCGGTCGCTGAAGCCGCCACGCGAGAGGTAGTCGGCGGCGCGCTCGCAGTTCTCGGCGTCGAACTCCGTCAGCACCACCTCGCCGTCCTCGGGGAGCGCGCCCGCGAACCAGTACGCCGAGTAGCCGAACCCGGAGCCGAACTCGAAGATCCGGCGGGCGTCGACCATCCGGGCGAGCAGGCGGAGCCACCCGCCGACGGCGGGGCCGACGGTCGGAAACCCCGTCTCCTCGGCGTAGGCGTCCATCTCCGCGACGATGCCGTCGCTCCGCGGGCCGACCAGCCGCGCGAACCGCTCGATGCGCTCGGGTACCACGTCGGTGTCGCTCATGGGGGGCCGTTCGACGCGCGGCGAGAAATAGCCGTGGCCGGGGCTGGCGGGTGAGTGGCGGGCAGGCGACGCGGCGGCGGGTGCTCGCGGCTCGAACGCGAGCGGGTCGCGTGGTGGTGCGTCGCGCTCCGGGGCGAGAGGGGTCGTCTCGCCTCGGTCCGGGACGGGTGTCCCGCGGGACACCACACGACGGCGGTCAGGTCACGGCGGGACTGGCCGCGGTCCCGTACTTGAACCTTCGCGCGCCGTCACGAGTTCGACTCGCGGCCGAGTCTCTCAGTCCGCGCCCGCGAGGTCTGCGAGCGCTCCCGCGAGGACGCGCGTCGCGGCCGCACAGTCCGCCCAGTCGGTCCACTCCCCGGGCGTGTGCGAGAGGCCGTCGCGCGAGGGGGCGAAGAGCATCCCCGCGTCGGTGACGTCCGCGACGTACATCGTGTCGTGGGCGGCCCCGGAGTGCATCCGTCGTGTCCCGATACCGGCGCGTTCGCCCGCCGCCTCCGCCGCGGTTAGACAGCGTTCGGCCATCGGCGTCGGTTCGAGGTCGAACCCCCGCTCGAACGTCGTCTCGACGCCACGCGCCGATTCGAGGCGCGCGAGGTCCTCGCGCGCCCCCGCACAGAGCGCGTTCATCGACTCGTAGTCCGTGCTTCTGACGTCGACGCCCATCTCGACGCGACCGGGAACGACGTTCGTCGCGTTCGGGGCGACGGAGAGTGACCCGACGGTACCGACCGCCGCCGGGTCCTCTCGCGCCAGTTCCTCGGCGCGCGCCTCGACGTCGAGGACGAACTCGCTCGCCGCCGCCAGCGCGTCCGTCCGCTGGTCGCGACCCATGGGCGTCGCGCCCGCGTGGTTCGCCTCGCCCGCCACGACCGCCTCACAGTGCGTGATACCCGTGATGTCGGTGACGACGCCCACCTGCGTCCCCGTGGACTCCAGTTCGGTGTGCTGTTCGACGTGGAGTTCGAGCCACGCGTCCCACGCGCCCGCGCCGAGTCGCCCCTCCCCGCGGAAGCCGATGTCCGCGAGTGCCTCGTCGAGCGTCCTCCCCTCGTCATCCGTGAGGGCGAGGGCGTCCTCGACCGACCGGGAACCGCTCGCCACTGACGACCCGAGCAGACCGGAGGCGAACGTCGTGCCCTCCTCCTCAGTGAACGAGACCACCTCGATCGGGCGTTCGGGGCGGGCGTCCGCCGCCTGCATCGCGCGGACGGCTTCGAGGGCGGCGTAGACGCCGAGCGGTCCGTCGAAGATGCCGCCCTCGGGGACGGAGTCGAGGTGGCTCCCCGCAGCGACGGGTGCGGCCGCCGGGTCGGCGCTCTCGGGCGTCCACCGTCCGGCGACGTTCCCCACCGCGTCGACCCGAACGTCGAGTCCCGCCGCCGCCAGTCGCTCGACGAGGTACTCGCGCGCCTCGCGGTTGGCCTCGCTCCCCGTCGTGACGGTCCGGCCGTGGCCGGGCCCGTCGACCGCTCCGAACTCGCCGGTCCGTTCGATGTCCGCCCGCAGCCGTGATTCGTCGACGTTCATACCCCGCCGTTGGGGCGGGGGTGTGGTGAGGGTTCGGAAGTGAGTCTTGGTAACACGGTAGGCCGTCACGCGTGAGTACGGAGCGTGACGCCCCGTCTCGCGCGGACCTTATCCGTACGGAGAATAAATCTGAACGCATGACACACGTCGAGTCCGCAGCGACCGTCCAGATTCTGAGTATCGCCGCCATCCTCCTCGGGGAACTGGCCGGCGTCTCCACCCTGAGCACCGCCGGCGCCCTCGCGTTCGCCCTCGCACTGGTCGGGGCGTTCGTCGTGATGACGTTCGACCTCGCCCGGGGGACACGCGACTGGGCACGCCTGAGCGACCACGTCACGGTCCTTCGGAGGTAGTCGCCCTACGGGACGATGACGGCCCGTCCCTCGATTTCACCGTGTTCGAGGGCCTCGGCCACGTCGTTCACCTCGTCCAGCGAGTAACGCGAGGTGCGCAGTTCGACCTCGCCGCTCTCGACGAGGGCGACGAGTTCCTGCAGTTCCGTGTACTGGCCGACGAGCGTCCCCTTGAACGAGAACTCGCCATTGACCAGCGCCTGCGCCGGTTCGTGGACGTGCCCGCCGTAGCCGATGACGTGGTGGTCGCCGCCCGCCGAGACGATGTCCGGGGCCATCGAGAGCGTCGAGTCCGCCCCGACGAAGTCGAGGACCTGCGGGGCCATCCGCCCGTCCGTGAGCGACTCCAGTTCGGCGGCCACGTCGTCGCTGCTCGGGTCGAACGTGTGGGCCGCCCCGAGGTCCTCGGCGAGCGACCGGGCCTCCTCCTTCACGTCGAGGGCGACGACTTTGGCGGCGCTCATCGCGTCGAGACACTGCAGGCCGATGTGCCCGAGGCCGCCGACGCCCACGACGACGGCGTAGTCGCCGGGGACGAGTTCCCGGACCGCCTTCTTCACCGCGTGGTAGGCCGTGATGCCCGCGTCGGCGTGCGGCGCTATCTCGGCCGGGTCGACGCCGTCGGGGAGCGGGATGACCGACCGTTCGCCGGTGAGCAACTGCTCTGCGAACCCGCCGTCGCGCGAGAGGCCGGGGAACTCGACGTTCTCGCAGTACATGTCCTCGCCCTGCCGGCAGGGGCGACACTTCCCACAGGGGACGACGGGGTGGCAGATGACCTGGTCGCCCTCCGACACCGTCGTCACCTCCTCGCCGACCTCGACGACGGTCCCGGCGTTCTCGTGGCCGAGCGTCATCGGGAGGTCCTGTGGCATGTACTGCTCCCACATCCCCTCGATGACGTGGTTGTCCGTCTGGCACCACCCCGCGCCGTCCACCTCGATGACGACGCCGTTCGACCGCGTTATCTGGGGTTCGTCCACCTCGTCGATGGAGAGCGCACTGCTCATGTCCTCGGTGTACTCGTGGAGTCTCGCGGCATCCATGGTAGCGTTGGGCACGTTCGCACACGGGGACGAAAACGTCTCGGGTTGCGGGGGTCGCGCCCACAGGCACCAGTCACATCACCGGAGCGGTCGTGGGTCGTATCCCATGTCCGAGTACGACGACTGGACGGACGCGCAGGACAGCACCACGGTGACCGTCGACGGCCACGACCTCGACGTGGCGTACGTCGACGAGGGGGAGGGCGGGGACGGCGAGAACCCCGTCGTCTTCCTCCACGGTATCCCGACGAACTCCTTCCTCTTCCGGGGGCAGGTCCCGGCTATCGCCGAGGAGCGCCGGGTCGTCGCCCCCGACATGGTCGGGTACGGGGGCTCGGCGATGCACGACGGCTTCGACCGCTCCATCCGCGCACAGGAGGTCGCACTGGTCGGACTGCTGGACGACCTCGGTATCGAGACGGTGGACTTCGTCGGTCACGACCTCGGCGGGGGCGTCGGCCTCCGCCTCGCCGCGCACGACCCCGACCGGGTCGACAACCTCGTCCTCTCGAACTCGGTGGCCTACGACTCGTGGCCCATCCAGACCATCACCGACGTCGGCCTGCCCGAGACGGCCCGGGACAACAGCGTCGAGGAGATACAGGGGATGCTCGACGGCCTCTTCCGCGACACCCTCTACGGCGACGATGCCGACGAAGCGTTCGTCGAGGGGATGAAGGCGCCGTGGAACTCCGAGGAGGGCGTCGTCTCGCTCTGCCGGGACGCCTCCGGGACGAACACGAGCCACACGACCGAAATCGACCCGAGCGACGTGACGGCCAACACCCTCCTGCTGTGGGGACTCGAAGACGAGTTCCAGCCGGTCGAGTGGGCCGAGCGGCTCGAATCGGACATCGACTCCGCCGAACTGGTCGGACTGGACGAGGCGAACCACTGGGTTCCCGAGGACCGAACCGAGGCGTTCCGCGACCATCTCGCGGAGTTCCTCCTGAGCGGCTGAACAGTCATCCTTCAGTGTCTTTCTCCGCTGGGAATCCGAACAAAGAATAATGCGGGTCGGTGTCGTGGCCTGTGATACCATGTATCGACATCAGGGCGAGGACGTGTTCGTCGTCGACGCGCACATCCACAACTGGGACGCCAGCGAGGAGAACATCACCCACGAGGGCGGCGAGCAGTTCATCCAGTGTTTCTACGACTACCACACGACGTTCACCCCGGAGGAACGCCAGTGGGACATGGAGACCTACCGGAAGTACGGGGCCGAGAAACTGCTGGAGGACGTGTTCCGCGACGGCTACGTCGACATGGGTATCTTCCAGTCGACGCACCTCCACGAGTTCTACGCGGAGGGGTTCAACACCGTCGACGACAACGCCGAACTCCTCGAGGAGTACCCCGAACGGTTCGTCGTCAACGGGCGGTTCGACCCGCGCGACGGGGAGGCGGGCCTGAAGGAACTCGAACGCCAGAAGGAGGCGTACGACATCAGCGGCGTGAAGGTGTACACCGCCGAGTGGAAGGGCGACTCGAAGGGGTGGCGACTGGACAGCGAGGAGGCCTTCGAGTACCTCCAGAAGTGCGTCGACCTCGGCATCGAGAACGTCCACCCCCACAAGGGACCGACCATCCGCCCGCTGAACCGCGACGCCTTCGACGTGAGCGACGTCGACGACGCCGCGACCTCCTTTCCCGAACTCAACTTCGTCGTCGAACACGTCGGTCTCCCCCGACTGGACGACTTCTGCTGGATCGCCGCACAGGAACCCAACGTCTACGGCGGCCTCGCCGTCGCCGCCCCGTTCGCCCAGAACCGCCCCGAGAAGTTCGGCGAGATACTCGGCGAACTGCTGTGGTGGCTGGGCGAGGACCGCGTCCTCTTCGGGAGCGACTACGGCATCTGGGAACCCGAGTGGCTCATCGAGGCCGTGATGGACGCCGAACTCACGCCCGAACAACGCGCGGAGTACGGCGTCGAGTTCGACCTCGAGACCAAGAAGAAGGTGGTGGGCGAGAACGCCGCGGAACTGTACGGTATCGACATCGAGGCGAAGAAGGAACAGTTCCGCGACGACGAACTGAGCCGGCGCTTCGACATGGGTGCGCGCTACGACGGCGCGGCCGCGGACGACTGATGAGCGCCGATTCGCCCGCCCCCGACGACGCGGACGCCGACTCCGCGACGCCCGGCGTCACCCGCGAGGCGGTCCTCGCCGCCCTCGACGGGGTGACCGACCCCGAACTCGACGAGTCGGTCGTCGAACTGGAGTACGTCCAGTCCGTCGAGGTGGCCCTCCCCCGAATCCGGGTCGCGTTCCGCCTCCCGACGGCGTGGTGTTCGCCCGCCTTCGCGTGGATGATGGCCAGCGACATGCGCGCGGCCTGCGAGTCGCTCGACGGCTGTGAGCGGGCCCGAGTTCGCCTCACGGACCACCTCCACGGCGAGGAGATAACCGAGGGAGTCAACGCGGGCCGGGCGTTCGAGGACGTCTTCGAGGACGCCACCGAAGGGGTCGAGGCCGTCCGCGAGGTCCTCGACGGGAAGGCGCGCCTCAAGCGCCAGTACGACGCGGCCGAGGCGCTCCTCGATTCGGGCTGTGACCCCGAACAGCTCGCGACCTTACGGAGGGGCGACGTGACGCCGACCGGCGACGGTCGGGTCGCGGTCTGTCTCGACGGACTGGCGGTGTTCGCAGACGGGGAACCGGTCGAACACTACATCGAGAAGGCGGTCGAGGTGGGCGTCGCCACCGACCCCGACCACCGCCTGTTCGCCACGCCCGAGGGCACGGACATCGACCCCGACGCCTTCGAACTCGTCCACCGACGGGCGCGACTGGCGAAGACGAACATGAGCGGGCAGGGGGCGGTCTGTGACGGTCTGCGCCGGTCGCGCTACGGCGAGGACGACGGCGGGGAGGGCCTCACGGGCGACTGAACACGGCTCCCCCGTTATTCGTCTTTCCACTTGATGGAACAGCCACGCGAGGGCTTCGCCTCGCGTTCGACCGGCCCGCCCGAGAGGACGGTGTCGATGACCTCGCGCATCTCGAAGCCGGGTTCGCCGGAGGGGTCCTCGTCGGGGTTCGTCGCGTCGTCCAGTCGCCCGTGGTACTCCAGCAGGAACGACCCGTCCTCGACGGAGAACAGGAACGGGTCGGGCGTGCAGACGGCCCCGTACGTGCGGGCGACCTCCTGTGACTCGTCGCGGAGGTAGGCGTCGTAGTCGATGGTGCCGTCCGCGACGAGTTCTTTCATCTGGTCGAAGGAGTCGTCGGGGTACTCCTCGGCGTCGTTGGGGTTGATGCCGACCACCGCGACCTCGTCGTAGTCCGCCGCGATGGCGTTCAGCGTCTCGAACTTCGCCTTCGCGTACGGGCAGTGGTTGCACGTGAACACCAGCAGGAGCGCCTCGTGGTCCGCGAAGTCGCCCAGTGCGTGTTCCGCGTCGTCGGTCCCGGGCAGTCGGAAGTCGGGCGCGACGTCGCCGCGTTCCAGCGTCTGCTCGGATTCTTTCATGACCATGAGGGGCCTTGGAGCGCCGACGAAAAGGGCCTTTCCCGCGTCCGGCCCCACTCAGTCGTCGGCCGCGGCGGTCCCCCCGACCAGCGACTCGGGCGGGACGCTCGCGTGGCGGACGATGGCGTCGAACGCCTCGGTCGCGCGCCGGTCGCCGCTCGTGATGCCCCGCGCGTCCCCCCGCCCGAACTGCTCGGCGACGAACTCGCGGGCGACGAGGGCGCGGCGGGCGTCCCCGCGTTCGGCGATGTCCTCGTCGGCCATCGCCAGCAGTTCGGCGGCCGTGAACACGTCGTAGACGTAGTTGGCGAGTTCCTTCGCCTGCAACTGGGCGTACTCGACGTCCTCGCTGGCGAGCGTCGCCATCGCGTCCTGCAGGTCGGCGAACTCCGCCTCGACCGTCTCGACGGCGTCCGCGAGGGCGGGGTGGTCCACCGAGTCGAGGCGCTCGCGCACCGCGGGGACGAACACCTCGTGGGCCGCCTCTCGGTCCAGCACCCGAAGGACGTCCAGCGAGAGGACGTTCGAGGTGCCCTCCCAGATGGGGAGCACCTGCGCGTCCCGGAGCATCCGCTCGGTGGTGAACCCGGAGACGTAGCCGTTCCCGCCCAGCACCTCGCAGGCGTAGGAGGCGGTGTCGACCACGTCGCGGGCGGTGCGGAGTTTGGCGATGGGGACGAGCAGGCGCATGAGGCGGAAGGCGTCCGAATCGTGTCTTTCCTCGGACCGTCGGTACTCGTCGAGCAGCCGACTCGCGGCGAAGACGAACGCGCAGGCCCCCTCGTAGCGGACGCTCGTGTCCGTCAGGTCGCGGCGCACCAGGGGATACTGGTCGATGGTGTCGCCGAACGCCTCGCGGTTCGCGGCGTGGACCTTCGATTCGAGGAGACAGCGACCCATGATGCCGACGGAGGCGGAGGCGTTCGACAGGCGCTCGAAGTTGAGCATCTCCGTCATCTGCCGGAAGCCGTTCTCGGGGTCGCCCACCAGATACCCGGTCGCGCCGCGCAGTTCCACCTCGCCGGTGGGAACCGAGAGCGTCCCGAGTTTGTCCTTCAGCCGGCGGTACAACTGGTCGTTGAGTTCGCCATCGATACTGTGAGGTACGAGGAACAGCGAGAGGCCCTTCGTCCCTTCGGGTGCGCCCTCGCGCCGGGCGAGCACGAGGGTCCCCTCGGCGTCGACGTTCGAGCAGAACCACTTCTCGCCGGTGAGGCGGTAGACGCCGTCCTCGTCGGTGGGTTCCGCGACGGTCTCGTTCGCGCCGACGTCGCTCCCACCCTGTTTCTCCGTGAGGAACATCGCGCCCTCGACGTACACCTCGGGGTCGTCGCTCGTGAGTCGCTCGAAGTACGACTCGAGGACGCCGCCGTCGCGTCCGAACTGGTCGAGGACGAGTGCCGCCCCGACGGTCATCGACGCCGGGCAGACGAACCCGGGGTCGGCGTACGAGAGGAGGGCCTCCATCGTGATGGCGTGTGTGAGACCCAGTGGTTCCTCGCGGTTCTCGGGCGCGTGGAACACGTCGTGGGCGAGGCCGTACTCGCAGTAGGTCGCCCGTTCGGTGTCGAGGAGCGCGGGGTGGTACTCGACGTGGTTCTGCACCTCGCCGTCCCGGTCGTAGGTGTCGAGTTCCGGCGGGTGGCGCTCGACGGTCTCCGAATTGTCGACGATTCGGGTCCCCGTCTCGGCCCCTAGCGAGTCGAGTCGGTCGTCGGCCCACGAGAACTCCCCGTCGGGGTACGCGCGGCGAGCGGCCGCCCGGAGGGTCCGGTCCAGCGACCAGTAGTTGCAGTCCCGGCCCGCCTCCAACGTACCGTAGTCGATGGGGTCACGTGACATGTCACCGCATTTCGCGACGCGGGTCTTAGTTCCGCGGGAACAACGGACGACAACGTCGAAGTCGTTCACGGTTGACAAGAGGTTTACCGGTCGAGCGCCGAGGGCCGACGATGCCCTCCACGACACGACGCGCCCTCCTCGCGAGTGCCGCGAGCGGCGGTCTCCTGCTCGCGGGCTGTTCGACGTCCCCGCTCTCGGAGTCCGAGTCGGGACCGACCTACCAACTCGTCGTCCGGTCGTTCGACGGGACGCTGAGCGAGGCGGCGCTCTGGTCGCCGGGGTCCCCGTTCGACGACACCCGCGAGCGCGCGCTCGACACGCTCTTCGAGTCCGGGTCGGTCACCGCCACGGGGTACGAACCGGTCCCGG
Proteins encoded:
- a CDS encoding M20 family metallo-hydrolase → MNVDESRLRADIERTGEFGAVDGPGHGRTVTTGSEANREAREYLVERLAAAGLDVRVDAVGNVAGRWTPESADPAAAPVAAGSHLDSVPEGGIFDGPLGVYAALEAVRAMQAADARPERPIEVVSFTEEEGTTFASGLLGSSVASGSRSVEDALALTDDEGRTLDEALADIGFRGEGRLGAGAWDAWLELHVEQHTELESTGTQVGVVTDITGITHCEAVVAGEANHAGATPMGRDQRTDALAAASEFVLDVEARAEELAREDPAAVGTVGSLSVAPNATNVVPGRVEMGVDVRSTDYESMNALCAGAREDLARLESARGVETTFERGFDLEPTPMAERCLTAAEAAGERAGIGTRRMHSGAAHDTMYVADVTDAGMLFAPSRDGLSHTPGEWTDWADCAAATRVLAGALADLAGAD
- a CDS encoding acyl-CoA dehydrogenase family protein yields the protein MSRDPIDYGTLEAGRDCNYWSLDRTLRAAARRAYPDGEFSWADDRLDSLGAETGTRIVDNSETVERHPPELDTYDRDGEVQNHVEYHPALLDTERATYCEYGLAHDVFHAPENREEPLGLTHAITMEALLSYADPGFVCPASMTVGAALVLDQFGRDGGVLESYFERLTSDDPEVYVEGAMFLTEKQGGSDVGANETVAEPTDEDGVYRLTGEKWFCSNVDAEGTLVLARREGAPEGTKGLSLFLVPHSIDGELNDQLYRRLKDKLGTLSVPTGEVELRGATGYLVGDPENGFRQMTEMLNFERLSNASASVGIMGRCLLESKVHAANREAFGDTIDQYPLVRRDLTDTSVRYEGACAFVFAASRLLDEYRRSEERHDSDAFRLMRLLVPIAKLRTARDVVDTASYACEVLGGNGYVSGFTTERMLRDAQVLPIWEGTSNVLSLDVLRVLDREAAHEVFVPAVRERLDSVDHPALADAVETVEAEFADLQDAMATLASEDVEYAQLQAKELANYVYDVFTAAELLAMADEDIAERGDARRALVAREFVAEQFGRGDARGITSGDRRATEAFDAIVRHASVPPESLVGGTAAADD
- a CDS encoding O-methyltransferase, producing MSDTDVVPERIERFARLVGPRSDGIVAEMDAYAEETGFPTVGPAVGGWLRLLARMVDARRIFEFGSGFGYSAYWFAGALPEDGEVVLTEFDAENCERAADYLSRGGFSDRTVIEQGDALDVVESYDGPFDVVLVDNEKERYAEAFEAVREKVAPGGVVVADNAMTAGPMDFDALVELVAGEDIETTDATRGVAEYLAAVHNADEFETGLLPVGEGVAVSHRLARNP
- a CDS encoding thioredoxin family protein, producing MVMKESEQTLERGDVAPDFRLPGTDDAEHALGDFADHEALLLVFTCNHCPYAKAKFETLNAIAADYDEVAVVGINPNDAEEYPDDSFDQMKELVADGTIDYDAYLRDESQEVARTYGAVCTPDPFLFSVEDGSFLLEYHGRLDDATNPDEDPSGEPGFEMREVIDTVLSGGPVEREAKPSRGCSIKWKDE
- a CDS encoding alpha/beta fold hydrolase, which gives rise to MSEYDDWTDAQDSTTVTVDGHDLDVAYVDEGEGGDGENPVVFLHGIPTNSFLFRGQVPAIAEERRVVAPDMVGYGGSAMHDGFDRSIRAQEVALVGLLDDLGIETVDFVGHDLGGGVGLRLAAHDPDRVDNLVLSNSVAYDSWPIQTITDVGLPETARDNSVEEIQGMLDGLFRDTLYGDDADEAFVEGMKAPWNSEEGVVSLCRDASGTNTSHTTEIDPSDVTANTLLLWGLEDEFQPVEWAERLESDIDSAELVGLDEANHWVPEDRTEAFRDHLAEFLLSG
- a CDS encoding NAD(P)-dependent alcohol dehydrogenase, which codes for MDAARLHEYTEDMSSALSIDEVDEPQITRSNGVVIEVDGAGWCQTDNHVIEGMWEQYMPQDLPMTLGHENAGTVVEVGEEVTTVSEGDQVICHPVVPCGKCRPCRQGEDMYCENVEFPGLSRDGGFAEQLLTGERSVIPLPDGVDPAEIAPHADAGITAYHAVKKAVRELVPGDYAVVVGVGGLGHIGLQCLDAMSAAKVVALDVKEEARSLAEDLGAAHTFDPSSDDVAAELESLTDGRMAPQVLDFVGADSTLSMAPDIVSAGGDHHVIGYGGHVHEPAQALVNGEFSFKGTLVGQYTELQELVALVESGEVELRTSRYSLDEVNDVAEALEHGEIEGRAVIVP
- a CDS encoding iron-sulfur cluster assembly protein, whose protein sequence is MSADSPAPDDADADSATPGVTREAVLAALDGVTDPELDESVVELEYVQSVEVALPRIRVAFRLPTAWCSPAFAWMMASDMRAACESLDGCERARVRLTDHLHGEEITEGVNAGRAFEDVFEDATEGVEAVREVLDGKARLKRQYDAAEALLDSGCDPEQLATLRRGDVTPTGDGRVAVCLDGLAVFADGEPVEHYIEKAVEVGVATDPDHRLFATPEGTDIDPDAFELVHRRARLAKTNMSGQGAVCDGLRRSRYGEDDGGEGLTGD
- a CDS encoding amidohydrolase family protein, whose product is MYRHQGEDVFVVDAHIHNWDASEENITHEGGEQFIQCFYDYHTTFTPEERQWDMETYRKYGAEKLLEDVFRDGYVDMGIFQSTHLHEFYAEGFNTVDDNAELLEEYPERFVVNGRFDPRDGEAGLKELERQKEAYDISGVKVYTAEWKGDSKGWRLDSEEAFEYLQKCVDLGIENVHPHKGPTIRPLNRDAFDVSDVDDAATSFPELNFVVEHVGLPRLDDFCWIAAQEPNVYGGLAVAAPFAQNRPEKFGEILGELLWWLGEDRVLFGSDYGIWEPEWLIEAVMDAELTPEQRAEYGVEFDLETKKKVVGENAAELYGIDIEAKKEQFRDDELSRRFDMGARYDGAAADD